The genomic region GGGCTGCTTACTTGACTCTTTCGACATAGGAGTAATCACTGGTCTTGATGCGGATTTTGGTATCGGTATCAATGAACAGCGGCACCTGAATGCGGGCGCCAGTTTCCACGATGGCCGGCTTGAGCGTGTTGGTAGCAGTGTCGCCTTTCAGGCCGGGCTCGGTGTAGGTCACCATCAGCTCCACGGTGGTCGGCAGCTCGGCCGTGAGGGGCTGCTCGGTTTCGGCGTGGAACAGGATGGTGGCCACCTGGCCTTCCTTCATGATATCGGCGAAGGGCACCATGGCCTCAGGCAGCACTACCTGCTCAAACGACTCATTGTCCATGAACGTGTAGCCGTAGTCGTCTTTGAACAGGTACTGGTGCGGGCGCTGCTCTACGCGGGCCGTTTCCACTTTCACGCCGGCGTTGAACGTGTTGTCGAGCACTTTGCCGGTTTTGATGTTGCGAAGCTTGGTGCGCACGAAGGCCGGGCCTTTGCCGGGCTTCACGTGCTGGAATTCGGTGATGACGTGCAAGTCGCCGTTGTAGTTCAGAACGAGCCCGTTGCGAAAATCTGCAGTGGTTGCCATGGGTGGGAATTAAGAATTAGGAATCAAGAATTAAGAAATGAGCATTATCAATTGGCTGGAAATCTGTCTGAAAGCAACGAGCCAATTTTTAATCCTTAATTCTTAATTGAAAAAAGAAGTGCCGTCCCGGCAGTAGTGGCGGGGCGGCACGACGGGAGTGCAAGTATAGAGGTTTTCCGTTTTCGCGCCGCTATGCCAGGGCCGCCTGCGGATCGGGTTTGGGGTCGTAGGCCCACTTCAGGTAGATGGAACCCCAGGTGAAGCCCCCGCCGAAAGCGGCAAGCACGAGGTTGTCGCCGCGGCGCAGCTGCTGCTCGTAGTCGGCCAGGCACAGCGGAATCGTGCCGTTGGTGGTGTTGCCGTAGCGGTGGATGTTGAGCATCACCTTCTCCGGCCCCACGCCCATGCGGTTGGCGGTGGCGTCGATGATGCGCTTGTTGGCCTGGTGCGGTACCAGCCACGCCACCTCCTCGTTGGTGAGATGGTTGCGCTCCATCACCTGGGCCGCTACGTTGGCCATGTTCGTGACGGCGAACTTGAACACCGTAGCGCCTTCCTGGTACACGAAATGCTCGCGGTTGGCCACGGTTTCGGAGGAAGGCGGGCGGCGGCTGCCACCGGCTTTCTGGTGCAGGTACTGCTCGCCGTTGCCATCGGAGCGGAGCACCTGATCGAGCACGCCGTAGCCGTCGGTATTGGGCTCCAGCAGCACGGCCCCGGCGCCGTCGCCAAAAATGATGCAGTTGGCGCGGTCTGTATAGTCGATGATGGACGACATCTTGTCGGCGCCCACCACCACTACTTTTTGGTAAGTGCCGGTCTGGATGTATTGCGCCCCGGTAGCCAGCGCAAACAGGAAGCCCGAGCAGGCCGCCTGCATATCGAAGCTGAATGCCTTGGTGGTGCCCACGGCCGCCGAAATGATGTTGGCCGTGGCCGGAAATACCAGATCCGGCGTGGTAGTCGAGCAAATCAGCAGGTCGATGTCCTCAGCCTTGGTCCCCGTTTTCTCCAGCAGCTGCTGCACTGCCTTAATGGCCATCACCGAAGTGCCCTGGTTTTCACCTTTCAGGATACGGCGCTCCTTAATGCCCGTCCGGGTGGTGATCCACTCGTCGGTTGTATCTACCAGCTTCTCGAGTTCGTGGTTGGTAAGCACGTAATCGGGCACGTAGGAGCCCACTCCGGTAATTGCAGCGGTAATTCTCATTGAAGAAAGGTCGGGGAGCGCGGCAAGAAAAAATCCGGCCGGGGCCGGACTTAGTCGCTAGGACTTGAAAGTGTTTTTTATCTGGTCGGCAATACCGGAATGGGCCATTTGGTAGCCCTGCAGCAGCATGTTACAGATAGCCAGCGGCGTGCTGACCCCGTGCCCGATAATGGAGTTGTCGTTGATGCCCAGAATGGGCGACCCACCGACGGCTTCGTAGTTAAATTTGTCGAAGAACGGATCCTGCTGCATCTTCTTGTCCACCATGATTTCGTAGATGGACTCGGCCATCTTCAGCATCACGTTGCCGGTGTAGCCGTCGCAGACGATGACATCGGCCTTGTCGTTGAACAGGTCGCGGCCTTCGATATTGCCGATGAAGTTGAGGTGCGGATTCACTTTCAGCAGCTGATGAGCGGCCTGGGTGATGGAAGTGCCTTTGCCTTCTTCTTCCCCCAGGTTCATCAGGCCCACTTTTGGCTTGTCGATGCCTAGCACGTAGTGCGCGTAGAGGGAACCCAGTTCACCAAACTGCTCCAGCATTTCGGGCTTGCACTCGGCGTTGGCGCCCACATCCAGCAGAATACCCAGGCCGCCGTGCAGCTTGGGTACAAAGTTGGCAATGGCTGGGCGCATCACGCCGGGAACCGGCTTTACGCTGAACATGGCTCCCACCAGCATAGCGCCCGTGTTGCCAGCCGAGCAGAAGGCCTCAATCTGGCCTTCGTGCAGCAGGCGGTAGCCGACGGCGATGCTGGAGTCCTGCTTCTGCTGGTAGGCTTTGGCCGGATGCTCGCCCATTTCAATAATCTGCGAGGCCGGTACCAGCTCCAGCGTAGCTGCGGCCGCACCATGCTTTTCCAGCAACGGGCGAACAGCATCTTCCTGGCCGATTAGCACAATCTGTGCCTTGCCAGCCAACTGTTGCGCAGCCAGCACAGCACCGTCAACAGCTGCCTGGGGCGCAAAATCGCCCCCCATAGCGTCCAGGGCTATCTTCATGTACGGAGTATCAAAGAGGAGTCTGGGAGAGAAACCCACCGCTAACCCCTGGGCCCCGTCCTGCGCTCAGAAGCACAGGCCGGGGCCACTAACAGGGGCGTAGCCGCGGGAAAAGCGGCGATGCGACTATTCTTCGTCGTTGTCGGAGGCAGCAGCCGGAGCAGCTACCGGAGCGTAGTTCTTGATGGCTACTTTGCCGTGCAGGTACAGGTCGCCGTCAACTACGTAGGCCTTGTGGCGCAGGTGCAGGTCGCCGGTGGTAGCGCACAGCGTTACAGCTTTCGGAGTCAGTTTATCGTGTGAACGACGTTTGTTGCGCTTTGCGGACGAGGTCCGCCGTTTAGGATGAGCCATGGTACAGTTAAAAAAAGAAAAGTTGAAATCAGGAAATGAAACGAAGCCGAAGCTTAGTTGAGGTTCTTCAGCGCATTCCAGCGCGGGTCAATATCGTCGTCGCCTTCGTCATCTGAGCCCGCGTCGCCGTCCTGGCGGGTGGTGAAGATGAGCTTGGTGGCGGAGTCGGGGTCTTCGTCGGGCTCGTTCTGGAAGCGCGGGTGCAGCTTCTTCATGGGCAGCGCCAGCCCGATGTAGTCGAACAGGTGCTGGGCTAGGGGGAGCACCTGAGTGTCGGCCGTAATCTGCAGCACGTTGTCGTCGAGTTCCACTTCCCGGTCGCCATAGCGCACGAGCAACTGCTCCTGCGTGTCGATTTCCTGGTCGTAGTCGTCGAGGCTACGGTCGCAGACTTGGCGTACGGTGCCTTTGATGTCGAAATCGAGGGTCAGCAGGCGGTCGGTTTTGTGCAGCGTCACGTCGGCGTGCACCGTGCCATCGGGAATGAGCTGCTGGTCGAACTGCTCGAAAAAGGCACGGTCGAGCTCAAACGCAAAGTGGTGCGTTTTGTCGGCCAGCTTGGCAATATTGAGGTCGTATTGCGAGTCCTTCTTCACGATTTAGTAAGTAGCAGGGGGCAAAAGTAACAAGTTTTCCCCGTTTTGTAAAAGCTGATAACAGTGTTTGGCGGGCGGTCAGGCGTATTTCAGGATGAAATCCGGCGGAATGCCGAGCCGCTCGTAGAGGCGCTTGGCCAGGTCGAGGGTAACGCGCCGCTTGCCGCTGAGAATCTGGGAGAGGCGCCCGGCGGGCACTTCCAGTAGCTGCGCCAGATCCTTCTGCTTGAGCCGCATCTGCTGGCGCTTCAGCTCAATCATCTCAGCCAGTGAAGTCGGCAGGTTCGGAATCGGCAGCAGGCCCAGCTTGCCTTCGTAGGTGTCGAGGGCTGCAATCAGCTCCCGCAGCTCGGCTTCCAGCACCGCGTTGCCTTCCACGCCGGCGGCTACCAACGCGTCGAGGCGGCGCAGGGCAGTACGGTAGTCAGGCGGAGTGAGAAGCAGCATGCAGAAAACAGAACGTCAACCGGGTACCGGCTGACTGTGCTGCAAAGCTACGGTGCATGTTTCGAAAGGCCAAACAAAATTTCGATTTTGAAAAGAATGTTTCAGTTAAGAAATAAAAAGCCGCCTTCGCCACGCAGGCAGAAAGCGGCTTTTAAGCAGGCAGAAAGCCGGCGGAAGCTTATTCGTGGCGGCCGCCGCGCAATGGCGGGCCGGGTATCAGCGGCTTGATGCCGGCCAGCAGCTGGCGCTGGCGCACCAACTCACAAGCCATATACAGCGCCTCCCGGAACGACGTTTCATCGGCCTTGAACTGCCCGGCCAGGCCGTAGGCGGTGCCGTGGTCGGGGGAGGTGCGGATGACGGGCAGGCCGGCCGTGAAGTTTACGCCCCGCTCAAAAGCCAGGGTTTTGAACGGAATCAGGCCCTGGTCGTGGTACAATGACAGCGTGGCGTCGAACTGGCGGTACTGGCCAGTGCCGAAGTAGCCATCAGCAGGGTAGGGGCCATATACGAGGTGGCCATCGTGCAGCAATTGTTGCACCACGGGCGTCACTACGTCGCGCTCCTCGGTGCCGAGCAGGCCGTTTTCGCCGGCGTGGGGGTTGAGGCCCAGCACGGCAACACGCGGTTTTTCGATGC from Hymenobacter canadensis harbors:
- the efp gene encoding elongation factor P, whose product is MATTADFRNGLVLNYNGDLHVITEFQHVKPGKGPAFVRTKLRNIKTGKVLDNTFNAGVKVETARVEQRPHQYLFKDDYGYTFMDNESFEQVVLPEAMVPFADIMKEGQVATILFHAETEQPLTAELPTTVELMVTYTEPGLKGDTATNTLKPAIVETGARIQVPLFIDTDTKIRIKTSDYSYVERVK
- a CDS encoding beta-ketoacyl-ACP synthase III, with the protein product MRITAAITGVGSYVPDYVLTNHELEKLVDTTDEWITTRTGIKERRILKGENQGTSVMAIKAVQQLLEKTGTKAEDIDLLICSTTTPDLVFPATANIISAAVGTTKAFSFDMQAACSGFLFALATGAQYIQTGTYQKVVVVGADKMSSIIDYTDRANCIIFGDGAGAVLLEPNTDGYGVLDQVLRSDGNGEQYLHQKAGGSRRPPSSETVANREHFVYQEGATVFKFAVTNMANVAAQVMERNHLTNEEVAWLVPHQANKRIIDATANRMGVGPEKVMLNIHRYGNTTNGTIPLCLADYEQQLRRGDNLVLAAFGGGFTWGSIYLKWAYDPKPDPQAALA
- the plsX gene encoding phosphate acyltransferase PlsX, translated to MKIALDAMGGDFAPQAAVDGAVLAAQQLAGKAQIVLIGQEDAVRPLLEKHGAAAATLELVPASQIIEMGEHPAKAYQQKQDSSIAVGYRLLHEGQIEAFCSAGNTGAMLVGAMFSVKPVPGVMRPAIANFVPKLHGGLGILLDVGANAECKPEMLEQFGELGSLYAHYVLGIDKPKVGLMNLGEEEGKGTSITQAAHQLLKVNPHLNFIGNIEGRDLFNDKADVIVCDGYTGNVMLKMAESIYEIMVDKKMQQDPFFDKFNYEAVGGSPILGINDNSIIGHGVSTPLAICNMLLQGYQMAHSGIADQIKNTFKS
- the rpmF gene encoding 50S ribosomal protein L32 is translated as MAHPKRRTSSAKRNKRRSHDKLTPKAVTLCATTGDLHLRHKAYVVDGDLYLHGKVAIKNYAPVAAPAAASDNDEE
- a CDS encoding YceD family protein, which encodes MKKDSQYDLNIAKLADKTHHFAFELDRAFFEQFDQQLIPDGTVHADVTLHKTDRLLTLDFDIKGTVRQVCDRSLDDYDQEIDTQEQLLVRYGDREVELDDNVLQITADTQVLPLAQHLFDYIGLALPMKKLHPRFQNEPDEDPDSATKLIFTTRQDGDAGSDDEGDDDIDPRWNALKNLN
- a CDS encoding helix-turn-helix domain-containing protein, producing MLLLTPPDYRTALRRLDALVAAGVEGNAVLEAELRELIAALDTYEGKLGLLPIPNLPTSLAEMIELKRQQMRLKQKDLAQLLEVPAGRLSQILSGKRRVTLDLAKRLYERLGIPPDFILKYA